In one window of Agrobacterium larrymoorei DNA:
- the xylF gene encoding D-xylose ABC transporter substrate-binding protein, giving the protein MNSFAKLLAGTALLVSLHTAAHAADKVVGVSWSNFQEERWKTDEAAIKAALEKAGAKYISADAQSSAAKQLTDVESLIAQGANALIILAQDSDAIGPAVEKAVAEGIPVVGYDRLIENKDAFYITFDNKEVGRLQAQEVFKVKPEGNYVFIKGSSSDPNADFLFAGQKEVLKAAMDSGKIKNVGEAYTDGWKPENAQKNMEQFLTKNNNKVDAVVASNDGTAGGAIAALAAQGLAGSVPVSGQDADFAALNRVALGTQTVSVWKDSRELGKEAATIALELAGGKKMTEIKGVTTFDGGPKKVKMESVFLKPIAIAKDNLNVVIDAGWIKKETACQGVKAGSVKACN; this is encoded by the coding sequence ATGAATTCTTTTGCCAAGCTTCTGGCAGGAACGGCTTTGCTCGTTTCGCTGCACACCGCTGCCCATGCCGCCGATAAGGTGGTTGGCGTTTCCTGGTCCAATTTTCAGGAAGAACGCTGGAAAACCGACGAAGCCGCCATCAAGGCAGCCCTTGAAAAGGCAGGCGCCAAATACATTTCCGCCGATGCGCAGTCTTCTGCCGCAAAGCAGCTGACCGATGTCGAGTCGCTGATTGCGCAGGGCGCAAACGCCCTGATCATTCTGGCGCAGGATAGCGATGCCATCGGCCCTGCCGTTGAAAAGGCCGTGGCCGAAGGTATTCCGGTCGTGGGCTATGACCGCCTGATCGAAAACAAGGATGCCTTCTACATCACCTTCGACAATAAGGAAGTCGGTCGCCTTCAGGCGCAGGAAGTGTTCAAGGTAAAGCCGGAAGGCAACTACGTCTTCATCAAGGGCTCGTCTTCCGATCCGAATGCGGACTTCCTGTTTGCAGGCCAGAAGGAAGTACTCAAGGCAGCGATGGATTCGGGCAAGATCAAGAATGTCGGCGAAGCCTATACCGATGGCTGGAAGCCGGAAAATGCCCAGAAGAACATGGAGCAGTTTCTGACCAAGAACAACAACAAGGTGGACGCCGTCGTCGCTTCGAATGACGGTACCGCCGGTGGCGCAATCGCAGCGCTTGCTGCACAAGGCCTTGCCGGTTCCGTTCCGGTCTCCGGTCAGGATGCGGACTTTGCCGCGCTGAACCGCGTTGCTCTTGGCACGCAGACGGTGTCCGTCTGGAAGGACAGCCGTGAACTCGGCAAGGAAGCCGCAACAATCGCGCTCGAGCTTGCCGGCGGCAAGAAGATGACCGAGATCAAGGGTGTGACGACCTTCGACGGTGGCCCGAAAAAGGTTAAGATGGAATCCGTTTTCCTCAAGCCCATCGCCATCGCCAAGGATAATCTCAACGTCGTGATCGATGCAGGCTGGATCAAGAAGGAAACGGCTTGCCAGGGCGTGAAGGCAGGGTCCGTCAAGGCCTGCAACTGA